One Oncorhynchus keta strain PuntledgeMale-10-30-2019 chromosome 34, Oket_V2, whole genome shotgun sequence genomic window, TCTCCTCTACATCCACAGTAATCATGTCCTATCCTGTATGATAGCATTTCAAGATTTAGGTGGAATGTAGAGGAAAAGTTGTGGTTACATGGTCTGACTCGTATTGCGCTTTAGAACCCTTGGGAGGTCGCCCATGGGACTGGTCtggggtcagtgtgtgtttgactaggcaGATCTTAAACATGGTTATGCAGTTATTCTAAACCAGAATGCTCACAACAGAAGTGAGGAGAGATGATGTTAAACCGTAATATTATTTACCTGTGCTTTCAGTCGGGCCGGCCGGTGGCTAACTTCAAGCAGCACAGCGCGCCAGTGACATCAGTAGAATGGAACCCTGTGGACTCCAGCGTGTTCGCCGCCTCTGGAGCGGACGACGTGGTCAGCCAATGGGACCTATCGGTAGAGTCATGTGATGTGGGTgcgagggaggagggggtgaaggACCTGCCCCCCCAGCTGCTGTTCCTGCACCAGGGTCAGACAGAGGTCAAGGAAATCCATTGGCACCCGCAGATACCCGGGGTGATGGTCTCTACTGCTCTGTCAGGCTTCAATGTGTTCAGGACCGTCTCTgtatagttgtgtgtgtgtgagcctggtTTTTTACTTCTCAGTCCCCTCACTGCTCTGTTGGCATGCATTTACCATGTACTGTGCATGTATGTTATTCCTTCTGGCCTTCACAAGTAGCATGTGTACCAACATTTTCAAAGTAAGACACTTTACCAAATTACTGTTTTGGTGTATATTTTTTTCTCAACCCAACAAAATGCCTGTTGGTTGACATGAAGGAATGAGATCATGAGTTAGTCATTTCGATTGATGTACACCCCCCTATGTCTGTATTTCTAGAGTGATGCTAATATTACATTTTGCTTTTAGATCAAAGGGTTTAGTACagtgtcaccttttatttgagggtatttttatATACAGCTGTGGAAAAAATGAAGAGACCACTGCAAAATGATCCATTTCTCTGGTTTTACTATTTATGGGTATGTATTTGGGTTTTGTTCTATAGTCTACTAACAATTCTCCCAAATTAAAAATATTGTCATTTATAACAAAAGATAACAAAAGATGCAGTGTTGTCAGACCTCGAATAATGCAAAGAAAACAAGTTCATTGATATTAGGTGACTTTATGCCATTTCTGGCGCAAAGATTCAAGCAGCTTGGCTTTATTTGTTTGCTTGTGAACATCCATCTAACTCTTGATCTGttggtcctccatccacaccttgattgacctggctgtgtggcatggagcattATCCTGCTGGAAAACCAATCCTCGCATCAACGATCCTCCACCTAATTTCACAGTGGGTGCGAGACACTGGCTTGTAGGCCTCTCCAGGTCTCACACCCACTGTGAAATATGGTGGAGGATCGGTGATGATCTGGGGGTGCTTCAGCAAGGCTGGAATCGGGCAGATTTGTCTTTGTGAAGGACGGATGAATCAAGCCACGTACAAAGTTGTCCTGGAAGAACTTGCTtccttctgctctgacaatgttccccaactctgaggattggtttttccagcaggataatgctccatgccacacagccaggtcaatcaaggtgtggatggaggaccaatttgggagaaatgttgtcAGAAGTTTATAGAATTAAACAAAAAATGTTAATTTTACCCAAAAACATGGCTATAAATAGTGAAACTGATAATTTTGCAGTGGTCTCTTAATTTTTTTCCAGAGCTGTAATATGCACAGTGGTCTTCTCTAAATACCCATACCAGCGTACTACATACTTAAACTCCATGCTATTCCCTCACCGTCGCATTCTTTTTTGCATGTACCATTTAGTAAAAAGTGCAGTATGCCACATTTGCAACTCAGTAGCGGCTCCTGATTGGCTGAGTAGGTGGGGCGGGGCAGAGTGTGGGTGGATTTTTTCCAAATTCAACAGACATGCATTACGTTAACCAGCCTGATAATTGTTCATTTCCAATTCGATTCATTTCTCTAAACTCTGAATAAAATAGgaatggagttataggcctactcaggctggttagaGGAAGACTATCACATTAGACCTACACCGTAGTAGACCATATAGCTCATCTCTCCTATTTAAGGACTGAAGACAAACTAATTTGGTTTCATTTCAACAAAGTGCTGTAACATATAGTAATGAAATCAAACAGCCTAGTAGTACACACAAACGTTAGAAATGTTCAAATCAAAGGACTATTGCACATAAAACGTGGACAGTTGGGTGCATGCAAATTCAGAACTGCTGGACAGCACCATAATAAACTAAAGTACTGATCATTGGGAACGAGATCAGAATGAATGTTGAGGCTTGATCCATTAATTAAATAGATAGCCACGCCTACAACACTAAAACAATCCatatgttcaaatcaaaaggcctGATTAATATGACATCAATAACACAGCCACATCACAAATCAAAGGATGGTTTAGTATTTAGTTTAAAAGCGTTGACTAAGGCCAAGAGAACAAGAAACACTTTCAATGAGAAAACAGAAATCCGCATAGTTTTTAAGGAGAAAAAAAGACTATTCTATGATGCGATACTCGTGATCATTGTAAGAACAAAAACGACATTTGAACACCGCaaacaacctggtctcagagcattttgtagtATTCTGTATTCAAAGCAGAGACACTCAATTTAGAACGATGTTACGTTTCGTATTGTATGTATTAATTTTTGGATGTCCATTACCCATTACATAATTTACGAATTTGccaaacgtatgatatgttacaaattctagcttggtggctaacattagctagtctGGGCATTCGGGTTAGGGTTAACGGAAGGGTtaactaacatgctaagtagttgcagtGTAGTTGAACATTtgctttgggttgctagacgttcacgTTATACGCCAACCCATCCTATCCACAcgaccaaccaccctccttttgtttttgacttaagtaaccatctgtctccTGTAACCATACCAGACGTAAcatatactaaatggagtgtcctGGATTTACATACAGAGTCATATGAAATGTTCTAAGACCAGGTTGCCGCAGAAGCTTGCTATTAGCTATCTTCCCAATTAATGATAGCCTAGTTTTGTTGGAAGAGAACTTGGGGCTTATCATTTgcagcccacctcttccaatgcaTTGTGGAAAAGTGTGCATCGAATTCTACAAATATGAAGAGCCAGAATTAGCataacatcctggcatttaaaccatacaTGATTTAAGAAAATTCACAAAATATAAAAGGTTCTATTTTCGCATACTGAGAATGCGTCATGCTGGACTGCATGGTTTCACATTATTGAATCATTTCGGTAGCACATCCCTAttgattatcagctgttgtcaaatcCGAAATGAGTATGACATCTGCACATTTAAAGTATAGTCGATTTTTGAAACGTAACATACTATAAAATTGTATATTTTTTTGGCATACTCAAACGGCCTATTAGCagttgtggaaaaagtacccaatagtcatacttgagtaaaagtaaagataccctaATAGAAAATGCCTCAagtgaaagtgaaagtcacccagtaaaatactacttgagtaaaagtctaaaagtatttggttttaaatatacttaagtatcaaaagtacatgtaattgctcaaatatacttcaaaagtaaaagtataaatcatttattatattaagaaaaccagatggcaccattgaATTTTCTTATTTACTGATAgccaagggcacactccaacactcaacagacataatttacaaactaagcatttgcaTTTAGTGAGTATGCCAGATCAGAGGTaccaggatgaccagggatgttctcttgataagtgtttgAATTGGATCATTTTCTTGTCCTgccaagcattcaaaatgtaacttttgggtgtcagggaaaatgtatggagtaaaaagttaATTATTTGCATTAGGAATGTAATacagtaaaagttgtcaaaaatataaatagtaaagtaaagtacagatacccccaaaaactactttaGTACTTTAGACCACTGCCTATTAGGACACAAGTATGGGTATTCTGACATGACCACtaactacatcaagcttgtgacgaCAAACCTCTTGGATGCATAGACCCTTTTCCAGTACACGACACACTGACGTCATGCACAGATGCGCGCTACTCTTGGCGGCAATAAGAAAGCCATTGCCATCTGCCCATTCGACATACTCAAGATTTACGTTTTTATTACTTataaacaaaataactttttggggtTCTCATACGCTTACAATTACGTTTTGATTCTTGCTTGAACAGTCGCTAAGGTTATATTTGGGTTGGGATCATTGCAAAATAACAAATTTTGGATGCAGCAGTTGTTAGCTAGATTGTTTTGCTGGTGTTCTATGAGAACTCCCCCTTGTTCTGCCACCAATTTGCACAGCGCCCTCGTGCGGCAATATTTGTAAGCACAGAAAGGGGTCTATTTACAGCTTGTTTAGGTTGTGTTTCGGATGATGTTTGTCCAATAGGAAGTGAATGGTGAATAATGTTCTGTCATTTGAGACACTTTTATCGTAAGAATAGGTGTTTGTGAACACCTACATGAATATGAATGCTACCATGATTAGAGATAATCATAAATGATTTgttaatgatgagtgagaaagttagagggaTAAAgatcaccccccccaaaaaaaaaaaaagaaatgctCATCTCCCCcattattggtaatggtgacaggTTTGCATGCTTTGTTGGAgcctaactttctcactcattattcaTGAATGATTTTTCTTAATCATGGTATTATCAGGATTGatttagaagtgttcagaaacattgTATCTACTCACTTAAAAAAATTACTCAAGTCATCATTCAGTTTCTATTAGGCAAAacataaacaaaacaaactgcaaacGCATCCGATGCGTTTGTAGTCACAATTTTGATGTAGTCAATATGTGCTAGGAATTTGGAACCAAATattaaacttttgactactttggTAGACTAGAAGCTAAATTTGTCCAAATGCTTGACATCGTCAAATGGGGGGGGACGGGGGACTAGATCTCTAAAGTGCTTTAATTTCTAAACAgtaaaataccctcaaataaaaaggGGACATTCTGTCCTGTCATCTCATATGAAACATTATCTCATATCCAAAATGCTGGAGAATATAGCCACATTTTAAAGGTTGGCATCCCTGTCCAAATACAGGTGTAGTAGAGTGTATTCTTGCATTAATATTCCTGCCATCTTTCCACATAAGTTAAAGACACACTGACACAAGGAAACACTTTGCTGAAACATTACGCTGTGAGGAAATATGTTTATTGAAGTAACCAGCATTTCCAAGAGGATCCATCACGAGATAAAGAACATGTCCAGAGACAATTCTTTCCAGACCCCCTCCTCGTCTCCCTACAGCATTACTTgtaaggggaaagggggatagtcAGTTGTGCACCTGAATGCAtataactgaaatgtgtcttctgcattcaACCCAACCCCCTTGTACGATGTTGGTCCAAAAGAAGCATTAAATATAAGGTCATATATGCTTTGCAACTGAAATTCAAAACATGAGATTTCAGAGATTGTCAGTGATTGTTAAAATCAATACCAATAACTGTTGTTATTGACTACACAGGCTAAATGCATTCAAATAAAAATAGGCCTACATTGGATGTAATTTAGGTCAGAAAAATTCTGACTTGAGAAATTAAATATTGGAATGTGAACAGTTCACCGTTTAAAAAAAATAGGAATGACAGATTTACGTCATGAAAACACCATAGATATTAAAGCTCTAAATAAGAGGAAATTCTTAAAATGAGGTATCCAAACAGAGTAGGGTTGTTCCATGAAATTAGTTGCTTTTGTatcctttgatattttaagtagaaatggTGCACCAATATTGGATTTttaaagcctgttatattaaacaAAGTAGACCACATGGAAAATTCtataaatcagatttttttttatatgaATAAAATCAGCATTGACATGTCCCTCTTTGCACTGACTTCTCAGAAGATTTTTAGTGCAAacgcaggtgagctggttctactctttttggacATTTTCTGGTGTTGTGGAAAACTGAGTGGGTTGAGCTTTAACTCGTCAACCCTGCTACCCCATTGCTACAGGCTAATAATGTTTAATGTAATAAAATGTTGTGAACCTGgcattcaattgcccctccctgttgcacgcaacaagcttccattccccctgtcacaaggggatttatggctgatttaagatgaaatcattaaccctgttacagtcaaccctgttactttatttggcagttatattatttttatttatttaacctcgaaatgggaaaacatgttttattaAGTTGAAAATgtgctaaaatatatatatttttaaccaaGTTACACTACCTAAAAAGGACTCATTTTGTGGAATAACCCAGTGGCATTTAACAATAAAATCGCTCAGAAAAAAAACTTTCCATTAATTATGTGGAGAAACAGGTGGCAAATAATTATATATTTGTCATAAAAGGCTGGTTCATTTAGTTTGTTTGTAAAGAGCATTAAGATGCAATGCAAAACGGACGACAAAGCAATTTGCTCTGAGCAATACATGATATGAAAATACAACATCAAGAAGGAAGACATGGCTATGGTGAGTTAAAGCACAGGGATATGAACAATAACTCCCTTTAAGGCATCTTCAGCATAAGATAAGTCTTTCTGTATCATATGCACTTTCTCTTAAGAAACACCTTTGACCTGGTAAAAACTAAAACATGTTAGTTAAAACATTTCAATTTGCCTTAATCATTGTCATTTAAAAACTGTCATTATCTTTTACTGAGCACTGATTTAACAGTAAAGCTTCCAGTTTCTTGAAATGAATTAAAGTGCTGCAAACTAGGCTATTTATTCACTTAAAACCTGCTTGGCCTAAAACAATACTAGGCTATTCTTTGTATTTTCAATTGAGACATAATAAATTGAAGTACAGTGTCTGTTAAAAATGTAGCATTTCAAATCTGATGTCAATACATAGGTGGCTATTTCAAAAGGTCAATTTTTTTCTGTCCATTAATTGGAGCTTATAAGATTGATTCAATGAAACGGATTCCTGTAGTAACTGTTTACTAACTGCATGTCTATGACTGAGGATCCAAAGGAGCAATTTGGTCCCAAAAACATTTCAACAGAGACTCTTCAAATATCCAGTTGTTGTTCTGAAATACTAAGCTTTGCTTAAACCTCCGTTTTGAATGATAATTTGCAGAATGCATAGAGGAAGTAAACTGTACATAGTTCACAACCAACGAGGAACCATTTTATCCTCTCATTGATTGACGTAAGGTGCCCTGTAGCACTCTTAAAGGCCGATTTCATCATCAAACTCATCTTCAAATGTGTAGCCCCGTCCATTGTCTCCCCCTTCCTCGGAATCAGTCTCTGAGTGACAGTTGTCAACCCTCCTCCTGTCCAATGGGGTGACACCCTCATACTCTGAGCTGTGTGAGGAGGCGGAACTGGAAGGTGAATCCACCGTGTGATTGGTGGGCTGTACCTCTATTCCCGCGATTGACACGCTGATgatgttgttccctctctctcgatCTTCCTCGGTGGGACTCACACACTCTTCCTCAACATCTAACCCCTGACCTTCCTCCTCTGACGCTTGGCGAATGATCTCCTCTCGTTTGTCGCTGAATCTCACCTTCGGCCTCTGGCCTTTGGTCTTgatccctccagtcccctctattATCCTTCCATCTCCCACCTCATCTCCCTCGATCCCTAAAAGCTTCTTCTCATTCAGCTCATTCCTTATGCTGACAGACTGATCCTCCGCCACCATTTTAAAATTCTCCACTTCAACGACAAGACTTTTGCTTGGACTGAAGACATCTTCCTCATTAGCGCGAGTCCTAGTCCAGTCTGagtccagccccagtccatccatCACCCCCAGCACGTCACCCATAATGGATGGGCCCAGGTCAAAATCCATATCGAGTGTGAAAGACGACACCGACTCGGAATGCTGAAGCTCACTGTTCAGTGTGCTTCCGAAGCCATCTGTGACGTCATCAGTGTGGTTAAGTGGCGTCTCGGAATCAACGGGTGCCATTGAGTCGTTTGTTGCCGTGGCACCCGGAGACCCAGGGTCAGAGCTGGGGCCAACAGTAGCCAGGAAGGAGGTGTCACCAAAagcatctcctcccctcccgaTGTGCATGGTGTGGCGGAAGTCCCCCAGCGGAGCTGAGATCATGGTGGGATCCAGGCGAGGCGCCTTGTGGGACGTCTTGTGGAGTGGCATgacagctgagagagggagaaagaattATGGAGAAAGGAggcaagagggaaagagaagatggggtacagagggagagaaaaagtgGTGTAGAGAAGAGAGCATGGGGGAAAATGAAAGAGTGACAGATATAAAGAAAGAGGCCAGAGATGGGGAGAAAAGAAAACCAGTTGGGTGAGACAACACATCAAGCAGAAACACTTCTATGCATCAGAAAACACACTGGCAGACTAAATGAAACTAACAAACTACCTTGATGTTCTTACTTTGATGTAATCTATTTATGCGGACACTGAGCCAAGTTCAGTCAGTGTGAGACAAATATCAACTCAAATCTATTTAAAACACACATAACATACATAAAATACCTTCACAAAAAGGTATTTTGCCAGTATATAAACCTACAGTGAACAGATAAGTCCATTCTAGACTGTCAACATAGATAACAGAGAGAAAGTGAATATGAGGGGCCCAGAGCCAAGCTGTCACTGAGGGGACATTTCCCTTGATTAGTGTCACTGTACAGGGCAGACTTCTATGGTCTTATATACAGTGACCTGTCATGACAGGCCTACATGAAAACATCACTGTTGTGCAAGAGTGTGAGAAACCAGAGTCGTTTGGCATTGATATTTATGCCAAGGCCATGCTGGGACTTGCAAGTGAAACATACTTCTGCCTGGATTCCTTCCCTCGGGGTAGGGGACCTTAAAGCCACAGACAAACACTATATTAATACTAAAAGCAATTACAATGATTCCCTATtccattcaattgaaaactataTTTAAAATGGGCACAAACCGGTGCTACTGAGCTTTTAAAGACAATGAGGTAGCCTACATTTAAAAAGCAGTCTGACATTACTGTCATTTGTTTACTATTTACCAATAACTTCCATCAGAGGATGAAACAGTAAGCGGTTGAAAGTTAGTTAGTCCCTATGTGCGTCCCCTTGTTCTTGCAAGTGATATTGCCTCATCAAAGCAAAAATCAACAACTCCTCATAAAACTGATCGCTTTTATGCGGCAAGGCAGACTACATTATGTCAAACTTACTGCCAGTCATAGCTCAGGAACCAATTTCAACAAATAGCAAATGTCTGCGAATTGAACTCTAAAACGTATCATATTGATTGCCTAGCAGTAGTAGTCTATGGAAGGCCATAATGAGTGATGTCAATGGGGAGGGAAAAGGGCAAAACTTGCTCTCCGCCGGTCAAGTTTCTGAGTGGAGTGTTTCCAAAGGAGAAAAAATATGGGAAACTTACTTTGATTACGCTCGTGTTTCGCTTCCTCCCGCCTCACTATCCCTCTTTTCATCGGGCTTTACTTCTTTATCTTCTCTTCTGGCTTCTTCTCGCTCTTTCCCAGCGTCGTTCGGCCCTTTCTAATATTTCTTTTTCTAAGGGATTGGCAAGGAAGTGACGCGATATTTTATTAGGGAGTGTTTTACGGAGGGAGAATGACGGGGTCTCGAGTCCACATCAAGTGCACACATAATCAAACAATCAATAACTAAATGTTTTTGATACAAGGTTTTTGTTACAAGTGTGTAGAAtaaggggctcccgagtggcgcagcgtctaaggtactgcatctcactgcATCTCAGAGGCAGTAACCTGGTTCACTACAGTgatctggttcgaatccaggctgtatcacagctggCCGTGATTGAGTGGCGCACAATTGACCAAACCGTCGTCCAGTGCAGGCCATCCagtgtaaataacaatttgttcttaactgacttgcctagttaaataaataaaatacaaataattagGCTACATTAATGAGaaatcttctctctccctcagccagtCAGGTTGGTGATATTCCTGTACATTACTATGGGTGTAGGAAATTGGCTATAATTCCTCCCTTTTCGGGAATGCTGTCAGGCAAGTCAGTCGCTCTCTTGGACATGCTTTCCAAATACAACCCCTGGATGAACCAGTAGACTAACAGGAACCAGTGGAGGTGCTTGTGGTCACACTGATGAGTGCCTATGGGAATGTTTAAAACATTTAtattgaacatttatttaactttATTCAAATATTGATAAAGGATATTGCATCTGAGTCCTtgctatctatctctatctctctgtgtcacacacacattatacaatAATAAGATATCCTTCTTTGCCGAccatttatgtgtgtgtatgtgtgttttgcaAAGACGCTGTGCCTAGGGTTGTGAGTATGAAAAGACCTACATCCTGCAGCAGTCGAGGTGCAGGGCAGGAAATAGAGGGAACAGCAGGGGGGGGACATTAGGTACAAATGTATGTGTGTTTATTACGCCATGTTACTCACCTCTCCTGTGCTCTATTCTGTTTGCCAAACATCACCTCATAAATAGAATAGAGCCCGTTGGGAAATCAGAATTTGCTcagtaataaaaaatatataattatttgCTCTTATCTGGCAGAAGTTGGACTTCTGTCTCGGGTGACATGACCTAGCCATTAACCCCATAATGTTTCAAATGAAAGCCATGGGATTAGTGGCCTtatagacttttttttttaatcgtGTCTGCTGTTCAGTTCAATGCCACATTAATCTTTAATAGTGCTTGATTCCACCCGATTGTATTTTCTACTATCACTGTATATCAACTATTAAGGTTCATGAGTCAATGCATTTAAGACACTACAACATAGTATCAATGTGTCTGATAAAACAGTGTCAGTTACGTATCAGTCATAAttttctgtctgtcattacatTGTTCATGTGTGGCTCCGTAGACGGGCTCATTGCTATTAAGACACCGACGTCTCGCTCCCAggcaaattaaacaacttctttgctcgatTTGAGGACAGTACAGTGCCACTGaaacggcccgctaccaaaacagccaacgtgagtaaaatatttaaacgtgttaaacctcgcaaggctgctggcccagatggcatccctagccgcgtcctcagagcatgtgcagaccagctggctggtgtgtttacagacatattcaatcaatccctatcccagtctgctgttcccacatgcttcaatagggccaccattgttcctgtttccaagaaagctaaggtaactgagctaaatgaccatcgcccaatttttcagtatttgatttgttaaaaagtttgaaataatcaataaatgtcgttccacttcatgattgtgtcccacttgttgttgagtcttcacaaaaaaatacagttttatatctttatgtttgaagcctgaaatgtggcaaaaggtcgcaaagttcaagggggccgaatactttcgcaaggcactgtatatatatatacagtatatagtatatatatacagtatatatatataaacattgaTAGATCTAACTTAAttagattatatacagtatatataactttttgtaaatgatgaaatattagaTAAACTTTCCTCAGAATCGTTATGTTAGATTTACTTAATTTTACTTAAAAAATGAGTTAGTTACCCGACGTTACACTACCTCAAGTTTTTGAAGTACAcagtgtttcaaatcaaatcaaatctaatttatttatatagcccttcgtacatcagctgatatctcaaagtgctgtacagaaacccagcctaaaaccccaaacagcaagcaatgcaggtgtagaagcacggtggctaggaaaaactccctagaaaggccaaaacctaggaagaaacctagagaggaaccaggctatgtggggtggccagtcctcttctggctgtgccgggtggagattataacagaacatggccaagatgttcaaatgttcataaatgaccagcatggtcgaataatagtaaggcagaacagttgaaactggagcagcagcatggccaggtggactggggacagcaaggagtcatcatgtcaggtagtcctggggcatggtcctagggctcaggtcagttgaaactggagcagcagcatggccaggtggactggggacagcaaggagtcatcatgtcaggtagtcctggggcatggtcctagggctcaggtcctccgagagagagaaagaaagaaggagagaattagagaacgcacacttagattcacacaggacaccaaattaggacaggagaagtactccagatataacaaactgaccctagccccccgacacaaactactgcagcataaatactggaggctgagacaggatgggacaggagacactgtggccccatccgaggacacccccggacagggccaaacaggaaggatataaccccacccactttgccaaagcacagcctccacaccactagagggatatcttcaaccaccaacttaccatcctgagacaaggctgagtatagcccacaaagatctccgccacggcacagcccaagtggggggcgccaacccagacaggatgatcacaacagtgaatcaacccactcaggtgacgcaccccctgcagggacggcatgagagagccccagtaagccagtgactcagcccctgtaatagggttagaggcagagaatcccagtggaaagaggggaaccggccaggcagagacagcaagggcggttcgttgctccagagcctttccgttcaccctcccactcctgggccagactacactcaatcatatgacccactgaggagatgagtcttcagtaaagacttaaaggttgagaccgagtttgcttctctgacatgggtaggcagaccgttccataaaaattgagctctataggagaaagccctgcctccagctgtttgcttagaaattctagggacaattaggaggcctgcgtcttgtgaccgtagcgtacgtgtaggtatgtacggcaggaccaaatcagagagataggtaggagcaagcccatgtaatgctttgtaggttagcagtaaaaccttaaaatcagcccttgctttgacaggaagccagtgtagagaggctagcactggagtaatatgatcaaattttttggt contains:
- the LOC118375183 gene encoding uncharacterized protein LOC118375183 isoform X2, encoding MPLHKTSHKAPRLDPTMISAPLGDFRHTMHIGRGGDAFGDTSFLATVGPSSDPGSPGATATNDSMAPVDSETPLNHTDDVTDGFGSTLNSELQHSESVSSFTLDMDFDLGPSIMGDVLGVMDGLGLDSDWTRTRANEEDVFSPSKSLVVEVENFKMVAEDQSVSIRNELNEKKLLGIEGDEVGDGRIIEGTGGIKTKGQRPKVRFSDKREEIIRQASEEEGQGLDVEEECVSPTEEDRERGNNIISVSIAGIEVQPTNHTVDSPSSSASSHSSEYEGVTPLDRRRVDNCHSETDSEEGGDNGRGYTFEDEFDDEIGL
- the LOC118375183 gene encoding uncharacterized protein LOC118375183 isoform X1, which produces MKRGIVRREEAKHERNQTVMPLHKTSHKAPRLDPTMISAPLGDFRHTMHIGRGGDAFGDTSFLATVGPSSDPGSPGATATNDSMAPVDSETPLNHTDDVTDGFGSTLNSELQHSESVSSFTLDMDFDLGPSIMGDVLGVMDGLGLDSDWTRTRANEEDVFSPSKSLVVEVENFKMVAEDQSVSIRNELNEKKLLGIEGDEVGDGRIIEGTGGIKTKGQRPKVRFSDKREEIIRQASEEEGQGLDVEEECVSPTEEDRERGNNIISVSIAGIEVQPTNHTVDSPSSSASSHSSEYEGVTPLDRRRVDNCHSETDSEEGGDNGRGYTFEDEFDDEIGL